TGCCATCCGCACCGTTATCCGCCATCTCTCTTTTGCGCTTGCGCCACAAAATCTGCCTGATGCGGAAGAAACTCTGCCGCTCGCCGTGCAGAAGCTGGCGCTGCTGGATACGCTTAACGCGCTGCTCACGCACGAGCCGCGTCAACCGGTCATTATTCGCCATACGCAGCAGCCTGCGGTTTCCGTTACGCCCGATTATCATATCGGCATCTGGCTGGCCCAGGTGCAGGGCATCCGCGCGGGTCCTTACATTCTCAGCTAAAGCCTGAGCACGCCTTAATCCATAGACTATAAAAATGAGCCGCAAACACGGCGGTCAAGATGAGAATGTATTTATTATGCTAACTAAGTTGTTAACCAAGGTATTTGGCAGCCGTAACGATCGTACGCTGCGTCGCATGCGTAAAACGGTTGAAATCATCAACAAGATGGAGCCGGATTTCGAAAAGCTCTCTGATGATGAACTGAAAGCGAAAACCCAGGAATTCCGCGCGCGTCTGGAAAAAGGCGAAGAGCTGGATAGCCTGATCCCGGAAGCCTTTGCTACCGTTCGCGAGGCCAGCAAGCGCGTTTTCGGCATGCGCCACTTTGACGTTCAGTTGATTGGCGGCATGGTGCTGAACGATCGCTGTATTGCTGAAATGCGTACCGGTGAAGGTAAAACGTTGACCGCAACCCTGCCTGCTTATCTAAATGCCTTAACCGGTAAAGGCGTACACGTGGTTACCGTCAACGATTATCTGGCCCAGCGCGATGCGGAAAATAACCGTCCGCTGTTTGAGTTCCTTGGTCTCTCTGTGGGTATCAACCTGCCGGGCATGCCAGCGCCAGCCAAGCGCGAAGCCTACGCTGCCGATATTACCTACGGTACCAATAACGAATATGGCTTCGACTACCTGCGCGACAACATGGCGTTCAGCCCGGAAGAGCGCGTACAGCGTAAGCTGCACTATGCGCTGGTGGATGAGGTGGACTCCATCCTTATCGATGAAGCGCGTACCCCGCTGATTATCTCCGGCCCGGCGGAAGACAGTTCTGAGCTCTATATCAAAGTAAACAAAATCATCCCGCACCTGATCCGTCAGGAAAAAGAAGATTCAGATACTTTCCAGGGCGAAGGTCACTTCTCCGTGGATGAAAAAGCCCGTCAGGTGCATCTTACCGAGCGCGGTCTGGTCGCGATTGAAGAGCTGCTGGTGCAGGAAGGCATCATGGCGGAAGGCGAGTCGCTCTATTCGCCGACCAATATTATGCTGATGCATCATGTTACCGCCGCTCTGCGTGCCCATGTGCTGTTTACGCGCGACGTTGACTACATCGTTAAAGATGGCGAAGTGGTTATCGTCGATGAGCATACCGGCCGTACCATGCAGGGCCGCCGCTGGTCAGATGGTTTGCATCAGGCGATAGAGGCAAAAGAAGGCGTTGAGATTCAGAATGAAAACCAGACGCTGGCCTCGATCACCTTCCAGAACTACTTCCGTCTGTATGAGAAGCTGGCCGGGATGACCGGTACGGCGGATACCGAAGCGTTTGAATTTAGCTCTATCTACAAGCTGGATACGATTGTTATCCCAACCAACCGTCCGATGGTGCGTAAAGATCTGCCCGATCTGGTCTACATGACGGAGAAAGAGAAGATCGATGCGATCATCGAAGATATTCGTGAGCGTACCACCAACGGTCAGCCGATCCTTGTGGGTACGATCTCGATCGAAAAATCTGAAGTGGTATCCAATGAGCTGACGCGTGCCGGCATTAAGCACAATGTCCTGAACGCCAAGTTCCACGCACGTGAAGCGGATATCGTGGCGCAGGCCGGCCAGCCGGGCGCGGTGACCATCGCTACCAACATGGCGGGCCGTGGTACTGACATTATGCTGGGCGGTAGCTGGCAGGCTGAAGTGGCCGCGCTGGAAAACCCGACCGAAGAGCAGATTGCAGCGATCAAAGCGGCCTGGAAAGAGCGTCATGATGCGGTACTGGCATCGGGCGGTCTGCATATTATCGGTACCGAGCGTCATGAATCGCGTCGTATCGATAACCAGCTGCGCGGCCGTTCCGGCCGCCAGGGCGACCAGGGTTCATCCCGTTTCTATCTGTCGATGGAAGATGCGCTGATGCGTATTTTCGCCTCCGATCGCGTATCGAATATGATGCGTAAATTGGGGATGAAGCCGGGCGAAGCGATTGAGCATCCGTGGGTCACCAAGGCGATTGCTAACGCGCAGCGTAAAGTGGAAAGCCGCAACTTTGATATTCGTAAGCAGCTGCTGGAATATGATGATGTGGCCAACGATCAGCGTCGCGCTATTTACTCGCAGCGTAATGAGCTGCTGGACGTCTCCGACGTTAGCGAAACCATCAATAGCATCCGCGAAGATGTGTTTAAAGCTACTATCGATAGCTATATTCCGCCGCAGTCGCTGGAAGAGATGTGGGATGTGGCCGGGCTGGAAGAGCGCCTGAAAAACGACTTCGATCTTGATATGCCGATTAGCCAGTGGCTGGATAAAGAGCCTGAGCTGCATGAAGAGACGCTGCGTGAGCGTATCCTGACGCAGGCGAAAGAAGAGTATCTGCGTAAAGAAGAAGTGGTTGGCGCCGAGATGATGCGTAACTTTGAGAAAGGCGTAATGCTGCAAACGCTGGATTCACTGTGGAAAGAGCATCTGGCGGCGATGGACTATTTACGTCAGGGTATTCATCTGCGAGGTTATGCGCAGAAGGATCCTAAGCAGGAATACAAACGCGAATCTTTTGCGATGTTCGCAGCGATGCTGGAATCCCTGAAGTATGAGGTGATCAGCACCCTGAGCAAAGTACAGGTTCGTATGCCGGAAGAGGTTGAGGCGATGGAAGCGCAGCGCCGTGAAGACGCTGAGCGACTGGCACAGCAGCAGCAGCTAAGCCACGTTGACGATGAAACCGAAGCGGCCGCCGCGCTGGCAGCTGAAACCGGCGAGCGTAAGGTAGGGCGTAACGATCCTTGCCCGTGCGGTTCAGGTAAGAAATACAAGCAGTGTCATGGCCGCCTGGCCTGATTAAGCTAACAGTGAAAAGGGAGCCGCAAGGCTCCCTTTTTTATTGATCCGCATTGCGCGGCGCGGATGACGGCACTTACTTATCCAGCCTTCTTGCTAATCTATCCTTCATTCGGACAAATTTCTTTGTAAATCAGCAGGCTAATTAAAGGAACCGTTAAAGTTTTTAGCGGCCTGGCAAGCTATACTCGGCTGTGTGGAAAACTGACGCCTAAGGATGGCAAGAGCATGAGCAGCCTTTATCTCAACGTGGATCACATCACCGGGGAATCTCAGGACGCGCATCATATGGGTTGGATAGATGTGCTTTCTTATAGCTGGGGAAACAGGCGCGGCGCGGCAAGCAATGCGTTAGTTAATTATCAAAATTTAACGGTCCATACGCTGATTGATAAAGCTACGCCGGTGATGCTTCTCTACGCTTCTAACGGCAATCGCATCCGTAAAGTCGAGCTGTCAGCCTGTAAGGCGGGTTTTGGCGCCATCGAATATTACCGCATTACGCTGGAGAATGTTTTTGTAGCGCAGATGGTATTAAATGACAGCGGCGAGCTGCCCAGCGTTGAATATGAATTTGAGGCGGACAGGGTGAAAATGCAATACTGGGAGCAAACGGCCAGAGGCGGGAAGGGCGCGGAAACCCGCTACGGCTGGGATATAAAAAACCACCGCTCGGTTTTTTGACTAGCGCTTGCCCTTAGTGAATGAGCTTTATATCTAATTTAGCCCAGTGCCAACAAAGTGCTGGGATAGTTACTGTTGTTAAATCTCTCCGGCTGGCTATTTCTCTATCCATTTAACTATTTTCACACATAAATGGATGACTAAAAATAGTGATAGCAACATTAGCGTTCCCCAGTATTCCATAAAATAAGCGCAATAAATAGCGCCCAGGAAAATCAATAATAAAACAGGAAGGCAGTCTTCTATGAAGTATTTAAAAAAAGTAACTTTAAAAAACCTTAAAATGGCCATTAGCATTATTTATAACCCTTAACTATTTTTATTAAATCTTCCGTCGTTATAGGGGAGCCCTCTTGTACCCGATCGATAATTTTGCTCATAACCGGCTCAACATATATATAAAGCATTTCAATATTTTTACTATAAAGGATTTTGTAGAAACAATAGTCTATTTCTTTCAGGCGACGGGCGGCCATGGCTGCCTTTTGGACCTTTCCATAAAATTGGAATACACTGAAGCCAGTATACAAATTCTTGTTTAATCTGATTCTTTTGGTGAGGTGAAAATCTGAAGATCCAAGTAAAATTTTCGCTAGCGTATATGACAGGACGTATTTTGTTGCTTTATCATTGACTGTGTCAGAAATAAGTCCTGATGTTTTTATGACGGATTCTTGTAATAAGTAATGACTAGCTTGTTG
This Mixta hanseatica DNA region includes the following protein-coding sequences:
- the secM gene encoding secA translation cis-regulator SecM, with the translated sequence MIAIFHRWRQLGRRYFWPHLLFGMVAASLGLPAAHAQNAEQSNRPEATAKKLITSAVRVDNLVLLQGNARRANFSVDYWHQHAIRTVIRHLSFALAPQNLPDAEETLPLAVQKLALLDTLNALLTHEPRQPVIIRHTQQPAVSVTPDYHIGIWLAQVQGIRAGPYILS
- the secA gene encoding preprotein translocase subunit SecA → MLTKLLTKVFGSRNDRTLRRMRKTVEIINKMEPDFEKLSDDELKAKTQEFRARLEKGEELDSLIPEAFATVREASKRVFGMRHFDVQLIGGMVLNDRCIAEMRTGEGKTLTATLPAYLNALTGKGVHVVTVNDYLAQRDAENNRPLFEFLGLSVGINLPGMPAPAKREAYAADITYGTNNEYGFDYLRDNMAFSPEERVQRKLHYALVDEVDSILIDEARTPLIISGPAEDSSELYIKVNKIIPHLIRQEKEDSDTFQGEGHFSVDEKARQVHLTERGLVAIEELLVQEGIMAEGESLYSPTNIMLMHHVTAALRAHVLFTRDVDYIVKDGEVVIVDEHTGRTMQGRRWSDGLHQAIEAKEGVEIQNENQTLASITFQNYFRLYEKLAGMTGTADTEAFEFSSIYKLDTIVIPTNRPMVRKDLPDLVYMTEKEKIDAIIEDIRERTTNGQPILVGTISIEKSEVVSNELTRAGIKHNVLNAKFHAREADIVAQAGQPGAVTIATNMAGRGTDIMLGGSWQAEVAALENPTEEQIAAIKAAWKERHDAVLASGGLHIIGTERHESRRIDNQLRGRSGRQGDQGSSRFYLSMEDALMRIFASDRVSNMMRKLGMKPGEAIEHPWVTKAIANAQRKVESRNFDIRKQLLEYDDVANDQRRAIYSQRNELLDVSDVSETINSIREDVFKATIDSYIPPQSLEEMWDVAGLEERLKNDFDLDMPISQWLDKEPELHEETLRERILTQAKEEYLRKEEVVGAEMMRNFEKGVMLQTLDSLWKEHLAAMDYLRQGIHLRGYAQKDPKQEYKRESFAMFAAMLESLKYEVISTLSKVQVRMPEEVEAMEAQRREDAERLAQQQQLSHVDDETEAAAALAAETGERKVGRNDPCPCGSGKKYKQCHGRLA
- a CDS encoding Hcp family type VI secretion system effector; its protein translation is MSSLYLNVDHITGESQDAHHMGWIDVLSYSWGNRRGAASNALVNYQNLTVHTLIDKATPVMLLYASNGNRIRKVELSACKAGFGAIEYYRITLENVFVAQMVLNDSGELPSVEYEFEADRVKMQYWEQTARGGKGAETRYGWDIKNHRSVF